From one Campylobacter concisus genomic stretch:
- a CDS encoding flagellar hook-length control protein FliK codes for MNISNTSVQTGQNATQNVPVRKNEGSLFKNQPSVQTPSEQSISETLDNVGKLVARVLDDLKSASSLSKAEQILSQAKDTKIAPNLAGELSDLAKSLEVEATQNESPEIKSLALKIKEFLKPIADLKAGSLNDQIKNSGVMLEANLKDALSPEKLPSSVQKLLSDIKNLSSGNLLNQILTINDEKLDNQNSFSKLASILEKASNDAKNILDNSNIKTLLKDVDKLDSVVKFLDKNFSKDENGELVKNQIGKMQNFISNLSEKVGNLASEKLNQNFGFSQNHKELKTILDSIKNDLKTLNNIGDEAGLVKAFNEMSDVSKDDSLQDKLQSAARRLAHSLSLADAKASLAKNELSESKALLKQLNLATNDINNITTKNSSEISKVLSQDIKSTLLNISEKSQNPQSVNAANKMISQIEMHQMISSLQGGIQTYMPYIWDGVEGGNIAFKQGKKDKFYAQIDLNFKKFGQINVMVGLIDKRYIDLSVATQTNDFKELILSNSSKLKQAISKLGLIVSNFNIKTLSKVKLNDRFKKFGGLDVGFDKKI; via the coding sequence TTGAATATATCAAATACTTCGGTTCAAACCGGGCAAAATGCTACTCAAAATGTGCCAGTTCGTAAAAATGAAGGCTCGCTTTTTAAAAATCAGCCAAGCGTACAAACGCCTAGTGAGCAGAGTATTTCAGAGACACTTGATAATGTTGGGAAACTCGTTGCAAGAGTACTTGATGATCTAAAAAGTGCTTCAAGTCTTAGCAAGGCTGAACAAATTTTATCTCAGGCAAAGGATACAAAAATCGCTCCAAATTTAGCAGGCGAGCTATCAGACCTTGCAAAAAGCTTAGAAGTAGAAGCAACGCAAAATGAAAGCCCTGAGATAAAGAGCCTTGCACTAAAGATAAAAGAATTTCTAAAACCAATAGCTGATCTAAAGGCTGGCTCACTAAATGATCAGATCAAAAACTCAGGCGTAATGCTTGAAGCAAATTTAAAAGATGCACTTAGTCCAGAGAAGCTTCCAAGCTCGGTTCAGAAGCTACTAAGCGATATAAAAAATCTCTCAAGTGGGAATTTACTAAATCAAATTTTAACCATAAATGATGAAAAATTAGACAATCAAAATTCTTTTTCAAAACTTGCTTCTATACTTGAAAAAGCGAGCAATGATGCAAAAAACATCCTTGATAACTCAAACATAAAAACCCTTTTAAAAGATGTTGACAAGCTTGATAGTGTGGTTAAATTTTTAGATAAAAATTTTTCAAAAGATGAAAATGGCGAGCTAGTAAAAAATCAAATAGGCAAAATGCAAAATTTCATCTCAAATTTAAGCGAGAAGGTAGGAAATTTAGCGAGTGAAAAGCTAAATCAAAATTTTGGTTTTAGCCAAAATCACAAAGAGCTAAAAACTATCCTTGATAGCATAAAAAACGATCTAAAAACGCTAAATAACATAGGCGATGAAGCAGGGCTTGTAAAAGCGTTTAATGAGATGAGCGATGTTTCAAAGGATGATAGCTTGCAAGATAAGCTCCAAAGTGCGGCGAGGCGTCTTGCTCATAGCCTAAGCCTTGCTGATGCTAAGGCAAGTTTGGCTAAAAATGAGCTAAGCGAGAGCAAGGCGCTTTTAAAGCAGTTAAATCTCGCTACAAATGATATAAATAACATTACGACTAAAAATAGCAGCGAAATTTCAAAGGTGCTAAGCCAAGATATAAAAAGTACACTTTTAAATATCAGTGAAAAGAGTCAAAACCCACAAAGCGTAAATGCTGCAAACAAGATGATTTCACAGATCGAGATGCATCAAATGATATCAAGTCTTCAAGGCGGGATTCAAACTTATATGCCTTATATTTGGGATGGTGTTGAGGGTGGAAATATCGCATTTAAGCAAGGCAAAAAGGATAAATTTTACGCTCAGATCGATCTAAATTTTAAGAAATTTGGACAGATAAATGTGATGGTTGGACTTATTGATAAAAGATACATCGATCTTTCGGTGGCTACGCAAACAAATGATTTTAAGGAGCTAATTCTTTCAAACTCTAGCAAATTAAAACAAGCAATATCAAAGCTTGGACTCATAGTTTCAAACTTTAATATCAAAACTTTGTCAAAAGTAAAGCTAAATGATAGATTTAAAAAATTTGGTGGCCTTGATGTGGGCTTTGATAAGAAAATTTAA
- a CDS encoding CheB methylesterase domain-containing protein, translating to MAQKLILIGASTGGPGHLKKLLKNVKLNGAIIVIAQHMNKMFINSFAMQIGKECGLDVEILNERKILKENTVYVCEQNVVVSPNLPISAKPNTEEKTIYTPNVDVLFKSGVGICKSANVLAILLTGIGDDGASGLDKLYKAGAKCIAENEESAIVYGMPKRAKELNQSLKSLNLTMIKKELEDFLNAIN from the coding sequence GTGGCACAAAAATTAATATTAATAGGGGCGTCTACTGGCGGGCCTGGGCATTTAAAAAAGTTATTAAAAAACGTAAAACTAAATGGAGCTATCATCGTGATAGCCCAGCACATGAATAAAATGTTTATAAACTCTTTTGCTATGCAAATCGGAAAAGAGTGTGGCTTGGATGTTGAAATTTTAAATGAGAGGAAAATTTTAAAAGAAAATACCGTATATGTCTGTGAACAAAATGTAGTGGTGTCACCAAATTTACCGATCAGTGCAAAGCCAAATACAGAAGAAAAGACTATATATACGCCAAATGTTGATGTGTTGTTTAAATCTGGAGTTGGAATTTGTAAAAGCGCAAATGTCCTAGCTATCTTGCTAACTGGCATCGGAGATGATGGTGCATCTGGGCTTGATAAACTTTATAAGGCTGGAGCAAAATGTATAGCTGAAAATGAAGAGAGCGCGATAGTTTATGGCATGCCAAAACGTGCAAAAGAGCTAAATCAAAGCTTAAAATCATTAAATCTAACTATGATAAAAAAAGAGCTGGAGGATTTTTTAAATGCTATTAACTAA
- a CDS encoding MFS transporter: MASSFRIIRSMGPLFLGMSLLFIGNGLVIASCSALLKQNGVGELEIGLINTGFFVGALISTITAHRVISTTGHIRAFAIFSAIFAVSAMLHAVNQNLVFWAILRAFLGYCYYALLMVIESWLNAKIPNKIRSRVIAFYEGVFYTSFGLGILILALDLKTFEIFIISAAFIMLSSIPLNLIRINQPQIPERQPINIPKIFGIVPLALVGALIAGLAINGFFSMASLFVLLQGYGTKEASFFMTVAMIGGFLAQVFIGSFSDRYGRRPAILLCSSVALISAVLFLLNGKNLTVEYLLSFFFGAGIFCTYGLSLARANDEITDKTKSVQVARALLFSYSLASLFSPLLMSYAMKIFGAFGFIYVYLVLFAGLILFALTQKTIPQHMRKEYNDRLVARTAGIATIEQNGNFADRKNKK; the protein is encoded by the coding sequence ATGGCAAGTAGCTTTAGGATCATCCGCTCGATGGGACCGCTATTTTTGGGCATGAGTTTGCTTTTTATCGGAAATGGCCTAGTCATCGCATCTTGTAGCGCACTTCTTAAGCAAAACGGAGTGGGTGAGCTAGAGATCGGATTAATTAACACGGGCTTTTTTGTGGGTGCGTTAATTAGCACCATTACAGCTCACAGAGTCATCTCAACTACTGGCCACATCAGAGCATTTGCCATCTTTTCAGCCATTTTTGCAGTCTCAGCTATGCTTCATGCGGTAAATCAAAATTTAGTATTCTGGGCGATATTGCGTGCATTTTTGGGATATTGCTACTACGCGCTTTTGATGGTTATAGAAAGCTGGCTAAATGCAAAAATTCCAAACAAAATAAGATCTCGTGTGATAGCCTTTTATGAAGGCGTTTTTTACACAAGTTTTGGACTTGGCATTTTGATCTTAGCGCTTGATCTTAAAACCTTTGAAATTTTCATCATAAGCGCAGCTTTTATCATGCTCTCAAGCATTCCATTAAATTTGATCCGTATAAATCAGCCTCAAATCCCAGAGCGTCAGCCCATAAATATCCCAAAAATTTTTGGCATAGTCCCACTCGCTCTTGTTGGTGCACTCATTGCAGGCTTAGCAATAAACGGCTTTTTTTCGATGGCAAGCCTTTTTGTCTTGCTTCAAGGATACGGCACAAAAGAGGCATCGTTTTTTATGACGGTTGCGATGATCGGAGGCTTTTTAGCTCAAGTTTTTATCGGTAGTTTTTCTGATAGATATGGCAGAAGGCCAGCTATTTTGCTTTGTAGCAGTGTGGCTTTAATAAGCGCGGTTTTGTTTTTGCTAAATGGCAAAAATTTAACGGTTGAATATCTGCTTTCATTCTTTTTTGGGGCTGGAATTTTTTGCACTTATGGGCTTTCTCTGGCTAGGGCAAATGATGAGATCACAGACAAGACAAAGAGCGTGCAAGTCGCACGTGCCTTGCTATTTAGCTACTCTTTGGCTTCGCTTTTTTCGCCGCTTCTTATGAGCTATGCGATGAAAATTTTTGGAGCATTTGGCTTTATCTATGTTTATTTGGTGCTTTTTGCCGGGCTTATTTTATTTGCGCTAACGCAAAAAACTATACCACAGCACATGAGAAAAGAGTATAACGATAGGCTCGTTGCAAGGACGGCTGGTATCGCTACTATTGAGCAAAATGGAAATTTTGCCGATAGAAAAAATAAAAAGTAA
- a CDS encoding CheR family methyltransferase, giving the protein MLLTNDTKDTKTMQTNTSQDMDSFNEFMNVIKTLCGVDLEPKRDITLQRITIFIRDRQIKSFKDLVSMIRYNSSLRQDILNLVTVNETYFYRELPQLKDVIYYAKELGGARILCAPCSTGDESYSLAMLAYEMGFKQHEISIVGIDINSEAIASCQNGIFSERSLHRLSDFQKERFFTKVDDKFKIKKEILPRCEFKILNVFDDAIFNLGKFDIVLSRNMMIYFDDDFRLKCVERLHKLLKPDGRLYAGHADLVPYTPAYEKRFSNGTTYYLKK; this is encoded by the coding sequence ATGCTATTAACTAATGACACAAAAGATACAAAAACAATGCAAACAAATACTTCACAAGATATGGATAGTTTTAATGAATTTATGAACGTTATCAAAACTCTTTGCGGAGTTGATCTGGAGCCAAAAAGAGATATTACATTGCAGCGAATTACCATTTTTATTAGGGATCGCCAGATAAAAAGCTTTAAAGATCTTGTTTCAATGATAAGATATAACTCAAGCTTACGACAAGACATTTTAAATCTAGTAACTGTAAATGAGACTTATTTTTATAGAGAGTTGCCTCAACTTAAAGATGTGATATATTACGCAAAGGAGCTTGGAGGAGCTAGAATTTTGTGTGCTCCTTGCTCTACTGGAGATGAGTCATATTCGCTTGCAATGCTTGCTTATGAGATGGGATTTAAACAGCATGAAATTTCAATCGTAGGTATAGACATAAACTCAGAAGCCATAGCAAGCTGTCAAAATGGTATTTTTAGTGAGAGGAGCTTGCATAGGTTAAGCGATTTTCAAAAAGAGAGATTTTTTACAAAAGTCGATGATAAATTTAAGATAAAAAAAGAAATTTTACCAAGGTGTGAGTTTAAAATTTTAAATGTTTTTGATGATGCTATTTTTAATCTAGGAAAATTTGATATCGTGCTTTCAAGAAATATGATGATCTATTTTGATGATGATTTTAGATTAAAATGTGTTGAGAGGCTTCATAAATTGCTTAAGCCAGATGGTAGGCTTTATGCTGGGCACGCTGATCTTGTGCCTTACACTCCAGCTTATGAAAAACGATTTTCAAATGGAACTACCTACTATCTAAAAAAATAA
- a CDS encoding site-2 protease family protein, with translation MGFIDNIDIVKVATIVISLIIAIVGHEIAHGYVAYKFGDNTAKSLGRLSINPIKHIDPVGTIIVPLVLYLSTGMMFGWAKPVPVNTYTVVRNGGYKAAIYVSLAGICYNVILGILSLFVLKALLNIETFEILLQFLFTLALLNLMLAIFNLYPIPPLDGFHALEYALRNFGFHALAEKLEGISRYGFVILIIILISPLKDTIFYPTRYVLDIASAFING, from the coding sequence ATGGGCTTCATTGATAACATAGACATAGTTAAAGTCGCCACTATCGTCATCTCTTTAATAATCGCCATCGTCGGCCACGAGATCGCTCACGGATATGTCGCTTATAAATTTGGCGACAACACCGCAAAAAGTCTTGGCAGGCTTAGTATAAACCCTATAAAACATATTGACCCAGTTGGCACCATCATCGTACCGCTGGTACTTTACCTAAGCACTGGTATGATGTTTGGCTGGGCAAAACCAGTGCCTGTAAATACCTACACAGTAGTGCGAAATGGCGGCTACAAAGCAGCTATCTACGTAAGTCTAGCTGGCATTTGCTACAACGTCATCCTAGGCATTTTGTCGCTTTTTGTGCTAAAGGCTTTATTAAATATAGAAACCTTTGAAATTTTACTTCAGTTTTTATTTACGCTTGCGCTTTTAAATTTGATGTTAGCCATCTTTAATCTCTATCCGATCCCGCCACTTGATGGCTTTCACGCGCTCGAGTATGCGCTTAGAAATTTTGGTTTTCACGCACTAGCTGAAAAGCTTGAGGGCATCTCGCGATATGGCTTTGTCATCCTTATCATCATCCTCATCTCGCCTTTAAAAGATACTATCTTTTATCCGACAAGATACGTTTTAGATATCGCAAGTGCATTTATAAACGGCTAA
- a CDS encoding AtpZ/AtpI family protein — MAKFKIKDIVAGAEQLSLGVSIVVAILLGTGLGYFVKKATNFTPALWIGFAIGIAAAILNVYKAYKAQIKSLDELKDESRYKGYTKDDDEDD; from the coding sequence ATGGCAAAATTTAAGATAAAAGATATCGTAGCAGGTGCTGAGCAGCTAAGTCTTGGCGTTTCAATCGTAGTTGCGATCTTGCTTGGCACTGGACTAGGGTATTTTGTAAAAAAGGCTACAAATTTTACACCAGCTCTTTGGATAGGCTTTGCTATTGGCATCGCAGCTGCTATTTTAAACGTCTATAAAGCTTACAAAGCGCAGATAAAAAGCCTAGATGAGCTAAAAGATGAAAGCAGATACAAAGGCTACACAAAAGACGATGATGAGGACGATTAG
- the lepB gene encoding signal peptidase I, with product MKKIFTKFYDFCSSWTGTVIIVLFVIFFIAQAFVIPSGSMKNTLLVGDFLFAKKFVYGIPTPRIPWLEVKILPELNDNGHLITGDGPARGDIVVFRYPKDEKTHFVKRCFATSEDEIVFTEKALYLRPKEGDDFIKANCRENLNGKESKFGYSCSDIAELDGKLFIKEPYRFSGIHYDENVNLFEQMIFMLNTNKDSVFMKPVSISSLPQNPNFNLNAFYVKVPKDEYFMIGDNRDHSNDSRFWGSVAYKDIVGQPWFIYFSWDKNYNVRWERIGRFVDTIENDEFFTNKALKEGEVDGLH from the coding sequence ATGAAAAAAATTTTTACTAAATTTTATGACTTTTGCTCGAGCTGGACAGGCACGGTCATCATCGTGCTTTTTGTTATATTTTTCATAGCTCAAGCCTTTGTTATCCCGTCTGGCTCGATGAAAAATACGCTTTTGGTTGGTGATTTTTTATTCGCCAAAAAATTTGTTTATGGCATACCAACACCAAGAATTCCGTGGCTTGAGGTAAAAATTTTACCTGAGCTAAATGACAATGGGCATCTTATCACAGGCGATGGTCCGGCAAGAGGCGATATAGTCGTCTTTCGTTATCCAAAAGACGAGAAAACCCACTTTGTAAAACGCTGCTTTGCCACAAGCGAAGATGAGATAGTATTTACCGAAAAAGCCCTCTATCTACGCCCAAAAGAGGGAGATGATTTTATAAAGGCAAACTGCCGTGAAAATTTAAACGGCAAAGAGAGTAAATTTGGCTACTCATGTAGCGATATAGCCGAGCTTGATGGCAAACTTTTCATAAAAGAGCCATATAGGTTTAGCGGCATCCACTATGACGAAAATGTAAATTTATTTGAGCAGATGATTTTCATGCTAAATACAAACAAAGATAGTGTTTTTATGAAGCCAGTGTCCATTAGCTCATTACCGCAAAATCCAAATTTTAACCTTAATGCATTTTACGTCAAAGTACCAAAAGATGAATACTTCATGATAGGTGACAACCGCGATCACTCAAACGATAGCCGTTTTTGGGGAAGTGTGGCTTACAAGGACATAGTCGGACAGCCTTGGTTTATATATTTTAGCTGGGACAAGAACTACAATGTGCGCTGGGAGCGTATCGGGCGTTTTGTAGATACGATAGAAAATGACGAATTTTTCACTAACAAAGCTCTAAAAGAAGGCGAAGTAGATGGGCTTCATTGA
- a CDS encoding FlhB-like flagellar biosynthesis protein yields MQVNKKKAVALGYNRSKDNAPRVLASGAGEIANRIIDLAKEHDIPIKEDPDLIEILSKVEVDQEIPPNLYKAVAEIFSFLYKITKK; encoded by the coding sequence ATGCAAGTAAATAAGAAAAAAGCAGTAGCTCTTGGCTACAACAGATCTAAAGACAATGCTCCAAGAGTGCTGGCTAGTGGCGCTGGAGAGATAGCAAATAGAATAATTGATCTTGCAAAAGAGCATGATATACCGATCAAAGAGGATCCTGATCTTATTGAAATTTTAAGCAAGGTTGAAGTTGATCAAGAAATTCCACCAAATTTATATAAAGCTGTTGCTGAAATTTTTAGCTTTTTATATAAGATCACAAAGAAATGA
- the hemL gene encoding glutamate-1-semialdehyde 2,1-aminomutase, translated as MTNKEAFSEAKKYIPGGVNSPVRAFGSVGGEPVMIDHAKGAYLYDVDGKKYLDFIQSWGPLIFGHCDKDIEEAIISAVKQGVSYGAPSPKETALAKLICDEFKQIDKIRFVSSGTEATMSAIRVARGYAKKDGLIKFEGCYHGHSDALLIKAGSGATTYGNASSSGVPQDVVKNTYLAVYNDIQSVKAIFENNKDKIGVVIIEPIAGNMGLVPADKKFLEELRALCDKFGAVLILDEVMSGFRASRLGSYPFHEVDADLITFGKVIGGGMNVAAFGGKAEIMDCLSPDGAVYQAGTLSGNPVAMSAGIAAISKINSDPNLYARLEKLALKLMAGFKEAAKSAGITIQTGVRGSMFGYFFTDHAVKNYDDALKSDTKLFAKFHQAMLKRGIYLAPSQFETGFVCDAMSEADIDLAVSAAKEAFLEIKA; from the coding sequence ATGACAAATAAAGAGGCATTTAGCGAAGCCAAAAAATATATCCCAGGTGGTGTAAATTCGCCAGTACGTGCATTTGGCAGCGTTGGTGGTGAGCCTGTGATGATAGATCACGCAAAGGGGGCTTATCTATACGACGTAGATGGTAAAAAATACCTTGACTTCATCCAAAGCTGGGGACCGCTCATATTTGGTCACTGCGACAAAGATATCGAAGAGGCGATCATCTCTGCTGTAAAACAAGGCGTATCTTACGGCGCGCCGTCACCAAAAGAGACCGCTCTTGCAAAGCTAATATGTGACGAGTTTAAACAAATAGATAAAATTCGCTTCGTTAGCTCTGGTACAGAGGCAACTATGAGCGCGATAAGAGTGGCTAGAGGATATGCCAAAAAAGATGGACTAATAAAATTTGAAGGCTGCTATCACGGACACAGCGATGCACTTCTTATAAAAGCAGGAAGTGGCGCTACGACATACGGCAATGCTTCAAGTAGCGGCGTACCACAAGATGTTGTGAAAAACACTTATCTAGCAGTTTATAACGATATCCAGAGTGTAAAAGCCATCTTTGAAAATAATAAAGACAAAATCGGCGTCGTTATAATTGAGCCAATCGCAGGAAATATGGGGCTTGTACCAGCTGATAAGAAATTTTTAGAGGAGCTTAGAGCGCTTTGCGATAAATTTGGCGCTGTGCTTATCCTTGATGAGGTTATGAGCGGTTTTAGGGCTTCTCGCCTTGGCTCATATCCATTTCATGAGGTGGACGCTGATCTCATCACATTTGGCAAGGTTATAGGCGGAGGCATGAACGTCGCTGCATTTGGTGGCAAGGCCGAGATAATGGACTGCTTAAGTCCTGATGGCGCTGTCTATCAAGCAGGCACGCTAAGTGGCAACCCAGTAGCGATGAGTGCTGGTATAGCGGCGATTTCAAAGATAAATAGTGATCCAAATTTATACGCTAGACTCGAAAAGCTTGCCCTAAAACTAATGGCTGGCTTTAAAGAGGCTGCAAAGAGTGCTGGCATCACTATCCAAACTGGTGTTCGTGGCTCTATGTTTGGCTACTTTTTTACAGATCATGCCGTGAAAAACTACGATGATGCGCTAAAGAGCGATACAAAGCTATTTGCTAAATTTCATCAAGCTATGCTTAAGCGTGGAATCTATCTAGCTCCAAGTCAGTTTGAGACTGGATTTGTCTGCGATGCGATGAGTGAGGCGGATATCGATCTAGCGGTAAGCGCAGCTAAAGAGGCGTTTTTGGAGATAAAAGCTTAA
- the folD gene encoding bifunctional methylenetetrahydrofolate dehydrogenase/methenyltetrahydrofolate cyclohydrolase FolD, with amino-acid sequence MKILDGKAVSLKVKESVKVRAEELKKFGIEPTLAVILVGEDKASQTYVRAKEKACNEYGIKSVAHRLSENTTQAELLALINVLNLDDSIHGILVQLPLPKHIDTNTVLATIDPTKDVDGFHAVNVGKLVSGLDGFVPCTPLGVMEILKEYDINVAGLNAVVIGRSNIVGKPMANLLLNASATVTVTHSKTKNLKEICKNADLIVAAIGKPFFLKADMVKDGAVVVDVGINRLDDGRLVGDVDFDEVAPKCSYITPVPGGVGPMTIAMLLNNTILAAQAKIASHKRA; translated from the coding sequence ATGAAAATTTTAGACGGCAAAGCCGTATCTTTAAAGGTCAAAGAAAGCGTAAAAGTAAGAGCTGAAGAACTGAAAAAATTTGGCATAGAGCCAACCCTAGCTGTTATCTTAGTAGGCGAAGATAAAGCATCTCAAACATACGTTAGAGCCAAAGAAAAAGCCTGCAACGAATACGGCATAAAAAGTGTAGCTCACCGTCTAAGCGAAAATACAACCCAAGCAGAGCTTCTAGCGCTTATAAATGTGCTAAATTTAGACGATAGCATCCATGGAATTTTAGTGCAGTTGCCACTTCCAAAACATATAGATACAAATACCGTTTTAGCTACGATTGATCCAACAAAAGACGTAGATGGCTTTCACGCTGTAAATGTCGGCAAACTTGTTAGTGGACTAGATGGCTTTGTGCCTTGTACGCCGCTTGGAGTTATGGAAATTTTAAAAGAGTATGACATTAATGTGGCTGGACTAAATGCGGTGGTGATCGGTAGAAGCAACATTGTTGGCAAGCCTATGGCAAATTTACTTCTAAACGCCTCAGCAACCGTTACCGTGACTCACAGCAAGACTAAAAATTTAAAAGAAATTTGCAAAAATGCCGACCTCATCGTCGCAGCCATCGGTAAGCCATTTTTCTTAAAGGCAGATATGGTAAAAGATGGCGCCGTAGTCGTTGATGTGGGTATAAACAGACTTGATGATGGCAGACTTGTAGGTGATGTGGATTTTGACGAAGTCGCACCAAAATGCTCATACATCACGCCTGTTCCTGGCGGCGTAGGTCCGATGACCATAGCCATGCTTTTAAATAACACAATCCTTGCAGCCCAAGCTAAGATAGCTAGCCACAAAAGAGCGTAA